In Taeniopygia guttata chromosome 2, bTaeGut7.mat, whole genome shotgun sequence, one genomic interval encodes:
- the LOC115493722 gene encoding probable G-protein coupled receptor 141, with protein MRMLNSCITQQNHSSNDTALNSSEKLHTLLIVLYIINLAGGTLGVIMMSRQLFQRRSQSVMTIMIISLLVLHSFMLLSIPFRLSYYILGEWKFGRFACRLTSAIIYLHMYSTFAFYVAIIIARLLRLEFRKCYTVAWVGAVWLLGALVVTPVLLSYYGTSRTYRSSECFQFHGELQQAHMVIANYCLVGILVVVCAVLTGIQLTVIYRVAMKYWPDINSHVEFRAQAKSLFFILVTLVCFMPHHVFRVYYIQNYDLDKDHKLLLYNEVFLALTTMCCLDMLCFIAGIAH; from the coding sequence ATGAGGATGCTTAACAGCTGCATAACCCAACAGAACCACTCCTCCAATGACACAGCACTGAACTCCTCAGAGAAACTCCACACACTTCTGATAGTCCTATACATCATCAACCTGGCTGGCGGCACCCTTGGAGTCATCATGATGTCCCGGCAGTTGTTTCAAAGGAGATCACAATCTGTGATGACCATTATGATCATCAGcctcctggtgctgcacagcttcaTGCTCCTCAGCATCCCCTTCCGCCTCAGCTACTACATTCTGGGGGAGTGGAAATTCGGGCGGTTCGCCTGCAGGCTGACGAGCGCCATCATCTACCTGCACATGTATTCCACCTTCGCCTTTTACGTGGCCATCATCATAGCCCGGCTGCTCCGCCTGGAGTTTCGGAAGTGCTACACCGTGGCCTGGGTGGGGGCTGTCTGGCTGCTGGGAGCGCTGGTGGTCACGCCCGTTCTCCTCTCCTACTATGGCACCTCGAGGACGTACCGCTCCTCCGAGTGCTTCCAGTTCCAcggggagctgcagcaggctcACATGGTGATCGCCAACTACTGCCTGGTTGGGATTTTGGTGGTGGTGTGTGCTGTGCTCACCGGAATCCAGCTGACTGTGATCTACAGAGTAGCCATGAAATACTGGCCTGACATTAACTCTCACGTGGAATTCAGGGCTCAGGCAAAGAGTTTATTCTTCATCTTGGTAACATTAGTCTGCTTTATGCCTCATCATGTATTCAGAGTATATTACATCCAAAACTATGACCTTGATAAAGACCATAAACTACTCCTATACAATGAGGTTTTTTTAGCTTTAACAACAATGTGCTGCCTGGATATGTTGTGTTTCATAGCAGGAATAGCCCACTGA
- the GPR141 gene encoding probable G-protein coupled receptor 141, with amino-acid sequence MYQEDFVNMTEGTRNSSDSSSTFIHTSTMSAILVTVYSVAFAGGGIGSIAMSFVLLKMNTLSVTTTAIINLVVVHSLLLFTVPFRLHYYVKKKWVFDMPFCKMVSAMVHIHMYLTFIFYVITLVIRWLIFFQWRDKVEFYRKLHAIGASAAVWVFVMVFVVPLFYFEYGRSGLYNNTTCFKFHKELQHESVKALNYTVIVAVALISCVLLSLQIFILVKVVRKFSTSLCSHQEFWAQVKNLIFIWIIIIWFLPYHLFRAYYIQSDFDQLESYNEVFLSLTALSCLDLLSFVLSGSRFFKQNVGMLHRRLPCC; translated from the coding sequence ATGTACCAGGAAGATTTCGTGAACATGACTGAAGGGACCAGGAACAGCAGTGACTCCTCTTCCACCTTCATTCACACCAGCACCATGAGTGCCATTCTGGTCACTGTCTACTCGGTTGCCTTTGCTGGAGGTGGAATTGGGTCCATCGCCATGTCCTTCGTGCTCCTCAAGATGAACACTCTGTCTGTGACCACGACTGCCATCATTAACCTGGTCGTTGtgcacagcctcctcctcttcaCGGTGCCCTTCCGCCTCCACTATTATGTCAAAAAGAAGTGGGTATTTGATATGCCATTTTGCAAAATGGTGAGTGCCATGGTGCACATCCACATGTACCTGACCTTCATATTTTATGTGATCACGCTGGTGATCCGGTGGCTCATCTTCTTTCAGTGGAGGGACAAGGTGGAGTTTTACAGGAAGCTGCACGCCATTGGGGCGAGCGCTGCCGTGTGGGTCTTCGTCATGGTCTTTGTGGTGCCGCTCTTCTACTTCGAGTATGGACGCTCAGGCTTATACAATAATACAACATGCTTCAAGTTCCACAAAGAACTACAGCACGAGAGTGTGAAAGCCCTGAACTACACCGTAATTGTAGCTGTTGCCCTCATTTCTTGTGTCCTCTTGAGCTTGCAGATTTTTATCCTGGTAAAAGTGGTGAGAAAATTTTCCACCTCTCTCTGTTCACATCAAGAATTCTGGGCCCAGGTGAAAAACCTGATTTTCATCTGGATCATCATAATTTGGTTCCTTCCCTATCACCTGTTCAGGGCCTACTACATACAGAGTGATTTTGACCAGTTAGAAAGCTACAATGAGGTTTTTTTGAGCCTGACTGCCCTGAGCTGTCTGGACCTGCTGTCATTTGTGCTGAGTGGAAGCCGCTTCTTCAAGCAAAATGTGGGGATGCTCCACAGAAGGTTGCCTTGCTGCTAG